Proteins from one Loktanella sp. M215 genomic window:
- a CDS encoding ExbD/TolR family protein translates to MFTFDVPRTRRKPSLTPMIDVVFLLLVFFMLAARFGLETSLPLIAAGSGAAYAGPPRLVDVAPDGLSLNGVAVTPAAMVARLQRMTDAPTDMIILRPTAATDLQRVVDVMLALNAAGFRRVVMVEAP, encoded by the coding sequence ATGTTCACCTTTGATGTCCCCCGCACGCGGCGCAAGCCGAGCCTGACGCCGATGATCGACGTCGTCTTTTTGCTGCTGGTGTTCTTCATGCTGGCCGCCCGGTTCGGGCTGGAGACGTCCCTGCCGCTGATCGCCGCCGGGTCCGGTGCGGCCTACGCCGGTCCACCGCGGCTGGTGGACGTGGCACCGGACGGGCTGTCGCTGAACGGGGTCGCAGTCACGCCCGCGGCAATGGTCGCGCGCCTGCAGCGCATGACGGACGCCCCGACCGACATGATCATCCTGCGTCCTACTGCGGCGACAGACCTACAGCGGGTGGTCGACGTGATGCTGGCGCTGAACGCCGCAGGGTTCCGCCGCGTGGTGATGGTGGAAGCGCCATGA
- a CDS encoding ABC transporter ATP-binding protein, whose amino-acid sequence MTQPSLVARNLDAGYGDRTVLRGLELSVPKGRITAIVGANACGKSTLLRAMSRLLMPSGGEVLLDGRSIHRMAPRALAQRLGLLPQQPTAPDGITVADLVSRGRHPHHGMLSRWTAADDAAVARALEATGTADLAAREIDALSGGQRQRVWIAMALAQQTEVLLLDEPTTFLDIAHQIEVLDLLVDLNRADGTTIVMVLHDLNLAARYADWIVALAQGQLHAAGPPADVLTAGMVQSVFGLDCRIMIDPASGRPMMLPHSRHDPAQKRHAS is encoded by the coding sequence ATGACCCAACCTTCACTCGTGGCCAGAAACCTCGACGCAGGTTACGGCGACCGCACCGTGTTGCGGGGCCTTGAGCTGAGCGTGCCGAAGGGTCGGATCACGGCCATCGTCGGGGCCAACGCCTGCGGCAAGTCGACCCTGCTGCGTGCGATGTCGCGGCTGCTGATGCCGTCCGGCGGAGAGGTGCTGCTGGACGGCAGGTCGATTCACCGCATGGCGCCGCGCGCGCTGGCGCAGCGTTTGGGTCTGCTGCCGCAACAGCCCACGGCCCCCGACGGGATCACCGTGGCCGACCTTGTCAGCCGGGGTCGCCATCCGCATCACGGGATGCTGTCGCGCTGGACGGCGGCCGATGACGCCGCCGTCGCCCGCGCGTTGGAGGCGACGGGTACCGCCGATCTGGCCGCGCGCGAGATTGACGCGCTGTCCGGCGGGCAGCGGCAGCGGGTCTGGATCGCGATGGCACTGGCCCAGCAGACAGAGGTGCTGCTGCTGGACGAGCCGACGACGTTCCTTGATATCGCGCACCAGATCGAGGTGCTGGACCTGCTGGTCGACCTTAACCGCGCCGACGGCACGACGATCGTCATGGTGCTGCACGACCTGAATCTGGCGGCGCGCTATGCCGATTGGATCGTGGCACTGGCGCAGGGACAGCTGCACGCGGCAGGGCCGCCAGCAGATGTCCTGACCGCCGGGATGGTGCAAAGCGTCTTCGGCCTCGACTGCCGGATTATGATCGATCCAGCCTCTGGCCGGCCGATGATGCTGCCCCACAGTCGCCACGACCCGGCGCAAAAGCGGCACGCCTCATGA
- a CDS encoding FecCD family ABC transporter permease, protein MSATLPLLAQLRRAHRQRGRRVVAILPLLLIAGALLSLMVGQSVTPLPDVLRVLAGQDVPGASFTVGTLRLPRMVMAVLAGLSFGLGGAACQSLLRNPLASPDIIGITAGSGAAAVFAIVVLQWTGVAVSVLSIAGGLGTALLIYTLAWRDGLAGARLILIGIGISAMLSSVTACVLLQAPAFRLQEALRWLTGSVNGVQLGQAVPLILSLLVFGGLLLGQSRDLGAIALGDDKAAALGVRLGRVRLCVILGIVGLISVATAAVGPVAFVSFLAGPIAARLVGPGRPVLILAALVGAVLVLGGDYVGQFLLPYRYPAGVVTGALGGPYLLYMIVRMNRTGRVS, encoded by the coding sequence GTGTCCGCAACTTTGCCCCTTCTGGCGCAATTGCGACGCGCGCACCGTCAGCGAGGGCGGCGGGTCGTGGCGATTCTGCCGCTGTTGCTGATCGCAGGCGCGCTGCTGAGCCTGATGGTCGGCCAGTCGGTCACGCCTTTGCCCGATGTCCTGCGCGTTCTGGCCGGGCAGGATGTGCCGGGGGCAAGCTTTACCGTCGGCACCCTGCGCCTGCCGCGCATGGTCATGGCCGTGCTGGCGGGGCTGAGCTTTGGTCTGGGCGGCGCTGCCTGCCAGTCGCTGTTGCGCAACCCGCTGGCCAGTCCCGACATCATCGGCATCACCGCCGGCAGCGGTGCCGCCGCAGTCTTTGCCATCGTCGTCTTGCAGTGGACGGGCGTGGCGGTGTCGGTCCTGTCCATCGCGGGCGGCCTTGGCACGGCGCTGTTGATCTACACCCTGGCCTGGCGCGACGGGCTGGCCGGTGCCCGGCTGATCCTGATCGGCATTGGCATTTCGGCCATGCTGAGCAGCGTGACCGCCTGTGTCCTGTTGCAGGCCCCGGCGTTTCGCCTGCAAGAGGCGCTGCGCTGGCTGACCGGCAGTGTGAACGGCGTGCAGCTGGGACAGGCCGTGCCGCTGATCCTGTCGCTGCTGGTGTTTGGCGGGCTGCTGCTGGGCCAGTCGCGCGATCTTGGGGCGATTGCGCTGGGCGACGACAAGGCCGCAGCCCTTGGCGTGCGGCTGGGCAGGGTGCGGCTTTGCGTGATCCTTGGGATCGTCGGGCTGATTTCGGTCGCCACGGCGGCGGTCGGTCCTGTCGCCTTCGTGTCCTTTCTGGCCGGTCCGATCGCCGCGCGTCTGGTGGGGCCGGGACGCCCGGTGCTGATCCTTGCCGCACTGGTCGGCGCCGTGCTGGTGCTGGGCGGGGATTACGTCGGGCAGTTCCTGCTGCCCTACCGCTATCCCGCAGGCGTCGTGACCGGCGCGCTTGGCGGGCCATATCTGCTTTACATGATCGTCCGGATGAACCGGACAGGACGCGTCTCATGA
- a CDS encoding FecCD family ABC transporter permease, whose amino-acid sequence MTARLHLQGPRIGRPGWLMLTLVALCLAAVASVTIGTRAVGWADIGAALSGRTETIGQAAVALRLPRTALAGLAGAALGVAGAVMQGVTRNPLADPGLLGVNGGAALAVVIGIAWFGIDTVDAYIWTGILGAGAASCFVFVVGSLGRGGPTPVKLTLAGAATSITSGSLVLALVLGRNDIAGSVQAWQVGGVGGATVAGIAPMLPFVVVGLGVGLLSARALNMLALGDDTAAAFGVRVPVARAAALVCAVMLCGVTTAICGPIGFVGLVVPHLCRLLVGVDHRWLLPFCALTGATLLIGADVVGRVIARPAEVDVSIITAFIGAPVFIGIVRRRKVRDL is encoded by the coding sequence ATGACGGCGCGGCTGCATCTGCAAGGGCCGCGGATCGGGCGGCCCGGCTGGCTGATGCTGACGCTGGTGGCGCTGTGTCTGGCCGCGGTGGCGTCGGTGACGATCGGCACGCGGGCCGTGGGCTGGGCGGATATCGGCGCGGCCCTGAGCGGTCGCACCGAGACCATCGGTCAGGCCGCCGTTGCCCTGCGCCTGCCACGCACGGCGCTGGCGGGACTGGCGGGCGCGGCGCTGGGCGTGGCGGGTGCGGTGATGCAGGGTGTGACGCGCAATCCGCTGGCGGACCCTGGCCTGTTGGGCGTGAACGGTGGCGCGGCCCTCGCCGTGGTGATCGGCATCGCCTGGTTCGGGATCGATACGGTGGACGCCTATATCTGGACCGGCATTCTGGGGGCCGGGGCCGCGTCCTGCTTTGTCTTCGTCGTGGGGTCGCTGGGCCGGGGCGGGCCTACGCCGGTGAAGCTGACACTGGCCGGGGCTGCGACCTCTATCACATCAGGATCGCTCGTACTGGCGCTGGTGCTGGGGCGCAACGATATCGCGGGATCGGTGCAGGCGTGGCAGGTCGGCGGCGTCGGAGGGGCGACCGTGGCGGGGATTGCGCCGATGTTGCCCTTTGTGGTGGTAGGTCTGGGCGTCGGCCTGCTGTCCGCGCGGGCGTTGAACATGCTGGCGCTGGGGGATGACACCGCCGCCGCCTTTGGCGTCCGCGTGCCTGTCGCGCGCGCTGCGGCGCTGGTCTGCGCTGTCATGCTGTGCGGTGTGACGACGGCGATCTGCGGCCCCATCGGATTTGTCGGGCTGGTCGTGCCGCACCTGTGCCGTCTGCTGGTCGGTGTCGATCACCGCTGGCTGTTGCCGTTCTGCGCCCTGACCGGCGCAACCTTGTTGATCGGGGCGGACGTCGTGGGCCGTGTCATCGCCCGCCCGGCCGAGGTCGATGTCAGCATCATCACCGCCTTCATCGGCGCGCCGGTCTTCATCGGGATCGTCCGGCGGCGCAAGGTGCGTGACCTGTGA
- a CDS encoding iron-siderophore ABC transporter substrate-binding protein, whose protein sequence is MLTLIRCGLGVTLAAGLLLAAQGALAQEYPLTITHAFGTTTIAAKPERVATVSWGNQDVPLALGVVPVGFARANFGDDDGDGLLPWVAARLTALGAATPPLFDEGDGIDFEGVAAVQPDVILAAYSGLSQADYDTLRQIAPVVAYPDQPWAADWREMIRLNSAGMGMVDAGEDLIADLEDDIAQAVAEYPVLAGKTAMFITHLDARDLSRLSFYTANDTRVRFFDDLGLSSPARVRAASADGRFSAQVSAERIDDFADADIVVTYGTEALRKAMAENPLAARMAAVQTGSVVLLGNDALGTAANPTPLSIPWVLDDYLALLADAAGRLE, encoded by the coding sequence ATGTTGACTTTGATACGCTGCGGCCTTGGCGTGACACTTGCCGCAGGCCTGTTGCTGGCGGCCCAAGGGGCACTGGCGCAGGAGTATCCCCTGACCATCACCCATGCCTTCGGGACCACGACGATCGCGGCAAAGCCCGAACGGGTCGCCACCGTGTCCTGGGGCAATCAGGACGTGCCTTTGGCGCTGGGCGTCGTGCCCGTCGGCTTTGCCCGGGCGAATTTCGGGGACGATGACGGCGACGGGCTGTTGCCCTGGGTCGCCGCGCGGCTGACCGCACTGGGCGCCGCGACGCCGCCGCTGTTCGATGAAGGGGACGGCATCGATTTCGAGGGCGTCGCCGCCGTGCAGCCCGACGTGATCCTAGCCGCCTATTCCGGCCTTAGCCAGGCGGACTATGACACGCTGCGCCAGATCGCCCCGGTCGTGGCCTACCCGGACCAGCCCTGGGCCGCGGACTGGCGCGAGATGATCCGTCTGAACAGCGCGGGCATGGGCATGGTGGACGCGGGAGAGGACCTGATTGCGGACCTTGAAGACGACATTGCGCAGGCCGTCGCGGAATATCCGGTGCTTGCGGGCAAGACGGCGATGTTCATCACTCATCTTGATGCGCGCGACCTGAGCAGGTTGTCTTTCTACACCGCCAACGACACGCGGGTCCGGTTCTTTGACGATCTGGGCCTGTCGTCGCCCGCGCGTGTGCGGGCGGCCTCTGCCGACGGGCGATTTTCGGCGCAGGTGAGCGCGGAGCGGATCGACGATTTCGCGGATGCGGATATCGTCGTGACCTACGGTACGGAGGCGCTGCGCAAGGCGATGGCCGAGAACCCGCTCGCCGCGCGGATGGCGGCGGTGCAAACCGGGTCGGTGGTGCTGCTGGGCAATGACGCCCTTGGGACGGCGGCCAATCCGACGCCGCTGTCGATCCCATGGGTCTTGGACGATTACCTGGCCTTGCTGGCCGACGCGGCCGGCCGCTTGGAATGA